The genomic DNA CAGGACATTGCACTTGATAAAATATTAACTGGACGAGAGCTTTTGGATTTTCAATCAGATTTATATCACATCAACAAAAGCAAAAAATTTAAAAGGATAAAGGAATTAATAGATCAATTAGAAATGAATGATTGGATTGATCGTAAGTGCGGAACTTATTCAGGGGGAATGAAAAGAAGAATAGATCTGGCAGCTGGACTTTTACATTTACCCGAAGTATTAATATTGGATGAACCTACAGTTGGTTTAGATATTGAAAGTAGGAATATTATATGGCAACTTTTGAAAGACTTGAGAAATAATGGAATGACTATTATTTTGAGCAGTCACTATCTTGATGAAATAGATAAATTGGCAGACAGATTAGTGATAATTGATGATGGAAGAGTTATAGCACAAGGGGCTCCTGCAGAACTTAAAAATAAATTAGGAGGAGATAGAATAACTTTAAAAGTAAGGGAATTTAGTAATCAGGAAGAAGCAAAAAATATATGTCAAATTTTATCTTCAATAGATGGAATTAGTCAGATTATCATAAATGAAGCTCAAGGTTTCTCGATTAATTTTGTAGCAGATAAGGGAAAAGATTTACTTACGAAGCTCAAAGTGGAACTAGCCT from Prochlorococcus marinus XMU1402 includes the following:
- a CDS encoding ABC transporter ATP-binding protein; translated protein: MNYIKVKGLSKSYSDIKALKNLSMEIEAGTLFGILGPNGAGKSTLIKILATLIEPDSGEVFIKNINLIKNSRKIRELIGYVAQDIALDKILTGRELLDFQSDLYHINKSKKFKRIKELIDQLEMNDWIDRKCGTYSGGMKRRIDLAAGLLHLPEVLILDEPTVGLDIESRNIIWQLLKDLRNNGMTIILSSHYLDEIDKLADRLVIIDDGRVIAQGAPAELKNKLGGDRITLKVREFSNQEEAKNICQILSSIDGISQIIINEAQGFSINFVADKGKDLLTKLKVELAFSKFEIFSLTQSQPSLDDVYLQATGKTLLDAEISMAGKRDLKKESKKSMR